The following are from one region of the Desulfolucanica intricata genome:
- a CDS encoding diguanylate cyclase, translating into MPELKERYINLLREYTKNYSEETLYRAGKLSKELVIAKQGPEEIIQLHMEAMEHVVKEFPPLQGPNVVLNSFTLLLETMMSYGLAYREYIDIKNKKVNRLETYAEKLETANRALEQRIKELTVVQELTQALGSSMELTSILKLIVDKLSSVVNYDSCSIYLINRTTGQPIINLIKGEQKEAPPHLLQKAVTGKDSIIVPDNTEECTVTYLLVPMLIENKVTGLIILSGSSKTTFNDDTIKLISIFAGQAAAAIERANLYEKTREMALTDEKTGLYNYRAFNFFLDKELKRAQRYNHFLSLIILDIDDFKILNDTYGHLEGDYVLNELAQIIQNTAREVDISARYGGEEFCVILPETTREQAYTIADRLRKNVENHIFTHSDKKTTSKITVSLGISTYPQDGNIKEDLIKMADLGLYRAKNSGKNRVAFSQ; encoded by the coding sequence ATGCCCGAATTAAAGGAAAGATATATTAATCTATTACGGGAATACACCAAAAACTACAGTGAAGAAACCCTGTACCGGGCAGGCAAGTTAAGCAAAGAGCTTGTCATAGCAAAACAGGGACCGGAAGAAATTATACAGCTCCACATGGAGGCCATGGAACATGTGGTTAAGGAATTTCCCCCATTGCAGGGCCCGAACGTAGTATTAAACTCCTTTACCCTACTCCTGGAAACCATGATGTCTTACGGCCTGGCCTACAGGGAGTATATCGACATTAAAAATAAGAAAGTTAACCGGCTGGAAACCTATGCTGAAAAACTGGAAACTGCAAACCGGGCGTTAGAACAACGAATTAAAGAACTGACAGTAGTACAAGAACTAACCCAGGCACTTGGCTCAAGCATGGAGTTAACTTCTATCCTTAAACTTATTGTTGACAAACTAAGCTCAGTTGTAAATTACGACTCCTGCAGCATTTATTTAATCAACCGGACAACGGGACAGCCAATAATCAATTTAATTAAGGGAGAGCAGAAGGAAGCCCCTCCACACTTACTGCAAAAGGCAGTGACGGGCAAGGATAGCATAATTGTCCCTGACAATACGGAAGAGTGTACGGTCACCTACTTACTTGTTCCCATGCTAATTGAAAACAAGGTCACAGGATTAATTATTCTTTCCGGCTCAAGTAAGACAACTTTTAATGATGATACAATAAAACTTATTTCTATTTTTGCCGGTCAGGCTGCGGCAGCCATTGAAAGGGCTAACCTTTACGAGAAAACCAGAGAAATGGCCCTTACTGATGAAAAAACAGGGTTATACAATTACAGGGCTTTTAATTTCTTTCTGGATAAGGAATTGAAAAGGGCACAGCGCTATAACCATTTTTTAAGCCTGATTATTTTAGACATTGACGACTTTAAAATATTAAATGATACCTATGGACATCTTGAAGGGGATTATGTATTAAACGAACTGGCTCAAATTATTCAGAATACCGCCCGGGAAGTAGATATTTCGGCCCGCTATGGAGGAGAGGAATTTTGTGTTATTCTTCCGGAAACAACCCGGGAGCAAGCATATACAATTGCCGACAGACTGCGTAAGAATGTGGAAAATCATATATTTACACATAGTGACAAAAAAACTACAAGTAAAATAACCGTCAGCCTGGGCATCAGCACTTACCCGCAGGATGGTAACATAAAGGAAGATTTAATCAAAATGGCCGATCTGGGTCTCTACCGGGCTAAGAACAGTGGAAAAAACAGGGTCGCTTTTAGCCAGTAA
- a CDS encoding SpoIIE family protein phosphatase codes for MESLTWHALSRPAKDEVVCGDSYSLQIIPGGFLAAIADGLGHGREAAQAAAMAIECIIQNPSEKLDLLAKQCHRALIGSRGAVLGLCRLKENQSMWEVLIIGNISIRILSDKKIRPIALRGILGYRFPPNLKVQQWPCRKNDVLIMHSDGIREDYSLDFYACNPKYPVNLLTNLMADTLGKQVDDTTIIIARPNREAVQCPN; via the coding sequence ATGGAAAGCTTAACTTGGCATGCATTGTCTCGCCCCGCAAAAGATGAGGTGGTCTGTGGTGACAGCTATTCCCTCCAAATAATACCGGGGGGCTTCCTCGCCGCTATAGCAGATGGCCTTGGTCACGGCCGTGAAGCTGCACAAGCAGCGGCAATGGCCATTGAGTGTATCATTCAAAACCCGAGTGAGAAATTAGATTTGCTGGCAAAGCAATGCCACCGGGCTTTAATAGGTTCCCGCGGTGCAGTGTTGGGCCTTTGCCGGCTTAAAGAAAACCAAAGTATGTGGGAAGTATTAATTATTGGCAACATCAGCATTAGAATACTTTCTGATAAAAAAATACGACCTATTGCATTAAGAGGAATTTTAGGCTACAGGTTCCCTCCGAACCTAAAGGTACAGCAGTGGCCGTGCCGTAAAAACGATGTATTAATTATGCACTCTGATGGAATTAGGGAAGATTACTCTCTGGACTTTTATGCCTGTAATCCAAAATATCCCGTTAACTTGCTAACAAACTTAATGGCCGATACTCTGGGAAAGCAAGTGGACGATACCACTATAATCATTGCACGGCCAAACCGGGAGGCAGTCCAATGCCCGAATTAA
- a CDS encoding STAS domain-containing protein produces MIPILRIDDFWITSIQDTLHDQTVVWFKEDLLKKICQPDSKGLIIDLTAIEIVDSFVTKALIDIGNLSKLMGIPVIITGISPAIAITLVEMGLELQGIETALNLQKGLEKLRNITGER; encoded by the coding sequence ATGATACCTATTCTCCGTATTGATGACTTTTGGATAACCTCTATACAGGATACTTTACATGACCAAACTGTTGTATGGTTTAAAGAAGATCTCTTAAAGAAAATTTGTCAGCCAGACTCCAAAGGCCTGATAATTGATCTTACAGCTATAGAAATAGTAGACAGCTTTGTCACCAAAGCATTAATCGATATAGGAAACTTATCCAAACTAATGGGTATACCGGTGATTATAACCGGAATAAGCCCGGCTATTGCCATTACCCTGGTTGAAATGGGCCTTGAGCTGCAAGGAATAGAAACAGCACTTAATTTACAAAAAGGCCTTGAAAAATTACGTAATATAACCGGGGAGAGATAA
- a CDS encoding MFS transporter, whose product MTNNSAKMTDKQTPLWTRDFILICLANLTLFLGFQMLLPTLPVYVEFLGGDETMTGLVVGVFTISAVLSRPFIGVGLDVYGRKIIYLAGLLIFLLSCLAYSWAPTVLMLLAIRLIHGFGWGAASTAGGTIASDIIPKKRFGEGMGYYGLAATLSMAVAPAAGLYVINHFSFDLLFIISASLCLITVFFGMVIHYHDVPGAGQRGALFEKSAFLPSIVIFLATTTYGSVVSFIALYAGQKGIANIGIFFTVYAIALTLIRPLSGILIDRKGFNVVVLPGIILIAISMIILSQANNLWIFLLTGIIYGIGFGALHPSMQALAVKYVAPNRRGAANATFFTAFDLGIGAGAIVWGYVSNILGYSQMYLIAAIPAAFALVIYLLHNKRDLKLTGELK is encoded by the coding sequence TTGACAAATAATTCGGCGAAAATGACAGATAAACAGACTCCTCTTTGGACACGGGACTTTATTCTTATTTGCCTGGCTAATCTCACGCTTTTTCTAGGTTTTCAAATGCTGCTGCCCACCCTCCCGGTCTATGTTGAATTTTTGGGCGGAGATGAAACGATGACAGGATTAGTGGTCGGCGTATTCACAATCTCCGCGGTATTGAGTAGGCCGTTTATAGGTGTGGGGCTGGACGTATACGGAAGAAAGATTATTTACTTAGCAGGTTTATTGATCTTTCTTCTTTCATGTCTTGCGTATAGCTGGGCACCTACAGTTCTGATGCTGCTGGCAATAAGACTTATCCACGGTTTTGGCTGGGGCGCGGCCAGTACAGCCGGGGGAACCATTGCGTCTGATATAATTCCTAAAAAACGTTTCGGTGAAGGAATGGGGTATTACGGCCTAGCAGCTACACTTTCCATGGCAGTAGCACCGGCTGCCGGCCTATACGTAATAAATCATTTTAGTTTTGACTTGCTATTTATTATTTCTGCTTCACTTTGTTTAATCACAGTTTTTTTCGGAATGGTAATACATTACCATGATGTTCCGGGGGCCGGACAGCGTGGTGCTTTGTTTGAAAAATCTGCATTTCTGCCCTCTATAGTTATATTTTTAGCGACTACTACCTACGGTTCTGTTGTTTCATTTATCGCCCTTTATGCAGGGCAAAAGGGCATTGCTAATATTGGTATCTTTTTTACAGTTTATGCCATTGCCCTTACGCTTATTAGGCCTCTTTCCGGTATATTGATAGACCGTAAGGGCTTCAATGTGGTAGTGCTGCCGGGTATTATTCTTATCGCGATATCAATGATAATTCTATCGCAGGCTAATAATTTGTGGATTTTTTTATTGACAGGTATAATATACGGTATTGGTTTTGGAGCTTTACATCCGAGTATGCAGGCATTGGCGGTAAAATATGTCGCACCCAACCGTCGTGGAGCTGCTAATGCTACGTTTTTTACGGCTTTTGATCTGGGCATAGGTGCCGGGGCCATTGTGTGGGGCTATGTCTCTAATATTTTGGGTTACTCCCAAATGTACCTTATAGCAGCTATACCTGCCGCATTTGCATTGGTAATATATCTATTGCATAATAAAAGAGACTTAAAACTAACTGGAGAATTAAAGTAA
- a CDS encoding anti-sigma regulatory factor → MSKKCSLLIECEYDIIKARQAVKDIAVYLSFSLVDQVKMATAISELARNVVLYARKGSITIWAIEEGERQGLGAVVSDTGPGIQDVDLALTDGFTTSGGLGAGLPGVKRLMDEFNLQTKVGEGTTITVKKWKA, encoded by the coding sequence ATGTCAAAAAAATGCAGTCTTTTAATTGAATGTGAATATGACATTATTAAGGCTCGCCAGGCCGTCAAAGACATAGCAGTTTATTTAAGCTTTTCTCTGGTGGATCAGGTCAAGATGGCAACAGCCATTTCTGAATTAGCCCGAAATGTAGTACTGTACGCCCGAAAGGGAAGTATTACAATATGGGCAATAGAAGAAGGAGAAAGGCAGGGCTTAGGCGCTGTTGTCAGTGATACCGGGCCCGGCATACAGGACGTAGATCTGGCACTTACTGACGGTTTTACCACTTCGGGCGGATTAGGGGCGGGACTGCCCGGTGTAAAACGGCTGATGGATGAATTTAATCTTCAAACTAAAGTCGGCGAAGGTACAACAATAACGGTAAAAAAATGGAAAGCTTAA
- the sfsA gene encoding DNA/RNA nuclease SfsA, with protein MSICKLPDNLVKAEFISRLNRFVALVRMGDRDVKVHVPSSGRMRELLVPGARVYLSPSEALQRKTAYTLLLVRQGEVLVSVDSLLPNRLLYTSFLRGEVPGFTGFTRVRREFPYRRGRMDFLLSGGGKECLVEVKSVTLVEKGLALFPDAPTGRGARHLEELTLAYREGYRVAVIFVVQREDGDSFSPNDRCDPHFGETLRQAARNGVEVYALGCRVTTDKIQLHGSLPVLV; from the coding sequence TTGTCGATCTGTAAACTGCCTGATAACCTCGTTAAAGCAGAATTTATAAGCCGTTTGAACCGGTTTGTGGCCTTGGTGCGTATGGGGGACCGGGACGTAAAAGTACATGTTCCCAGTTCGGGCAGAATGCGGGAATTGTTAGTACCCGGTGCCAGGGTCTACCTTAGCCCGTCCGAAGCCCTGCAGCGGAAGACTGCCTACACGCTGCTTTTGGTGCGTCAGGGGGAAGTGCTGGTGTCTGTAGATTCGCTGCTGCCCAACCGTCTGCTGTATACTTCCTTTTTAAGAGGAGAAGTGCCGGGTTTTACCGGCTTTACCCGTGTTCGCAGGGAATTTCCTTACCGCAGGGGAAGGATGGATTTTTTGCTTTCCGGGGGCGGCAAAGAATGCTTGGTTGAAGTTAAATCAGTTACTCTGGTGGAAAAAGGTTTGGCTTTGTTTCCCGATGCTCCCACCGGGCGGGGGGCCAGGCATTTGGAAGAATTGACCTTGGCCTACCGGGAGGGGTACAGGGTTGCTGTAATTTTTGTTGTACAGCGGGAGGACGGTGATTCTTTCAGCCCCAATGACAGGTGTGATCCTCATTTTGGTGAAACCTTACGTCAAGCGGCCCGGAACGGAGTGGAGGTCTATGCACTGGGCTGCCGGGTTACTACGGATAAAATACAGCTTCACGGCAGCCTTCCGGTACTGGTATAG
- a CDS encoding sensor histidine kinase, whose translation MDTNLKENKLLSTTLGVFLITLILAVVSVVIYAPIKDTAFKNDAQKYLESYRFIHTLANLTHYLVQTRIEHKDIYNSSYDDLENIKYYLQDQNNNLVASNMKDKSVETEIKNSRFYLHVKFDENGNPTIESAPNSFAKREFINIINQYNKQDPATYLANLDIVYTVPKKLTGNDLFTQHLMDFNIGKYIILILVIGGISILVLMILAFAIPYSAQKQATIVKLFNRAYLELKFLIWMAFFFIFLAVLKLTFGFGYNNNGFNYIEIIHDANWYFYLIGLPITFILYTLIYLSICYLKHIYYTGFKEGLLKSSLLGKLYFNISSSVKNTVEQIADVDITRDYNKKLFTLLGINLVVLIFIALTGVLGIILALAYTVLLFNYSLKLLNKVRTLNEASSQLAKGNFNIVLPEDMGILSPFSKNLNNIKEGFKVAVEKEVKSQNMKTQLISNVSHDLKTPLTSIITYVDLLKNEDLEKETQKEYIDILDQKSKRLKVLIEDLFEASKAGSGNIELHLEQVDIIALLRQTVGEMEEKIHESTLQMRSNLPENKIICELDGTRTYRVFENIIGNILKYSMPNSRVYIDVEEHEKSVSLIFKNISAYEMNFDPSEITERFTRGDKSRNTEGSGLGLAIAKSLVELQNGSLDINIDGDLFKLTVTFPKV comes from the coding sequence TTGGATACAAATTTGAAGGAAAATAAACTATTATCAACAACACTGGGCGTGTTTCTAATCACTTTAATTTTAGCGGTGGTTTCGGTAGTTATTTATGCACCGATTAAGGATACCGCATTTAAGAATGATGCCCAAAAATATTTAGAAAGTTATAGATTTATCCATACCCTGGCAAATTTAACCCATTATTTGGTCCAAACCCGAATAGAGCATAAAGATATTTATAATTCTTCCTATGATGATTTAGAAAATATTAAGTATTACCTGCAGGACCAAAATAATAATCTTGTGGCCAGCAATATGAAAGATAAGTCAGTAGAAACTGAAATAAAAAACAGCCGGTTCTATTTACATGTAAAATTCGATGAAAATGGTAACCCAACTATCGAAAGCGCTCCAAACTCATTTGCAAAACGTGAATTTATAAATATTATAAACCAATATAATAAGCAAGATCCGGCGACTTATCTTGCTAATTTAGATATTGTTTATACCGTACCGAAAAAATTGACTGGCAATGACCTTTTCACTCAGCACCTTATGGATTTTAATATTGGGAAATACATAATACTAATTTTAGTAATCGGGGGAATAAGCATCTTGGTCTTAATGATCCTGGCCTTTGCCATACCTTATTCAGCCCAAAAACAGGCCACCATTGTTAAACTTTTTAACCGCGCGTATTTGGAATTAAAATTTTTAATTTGGATGGCATTTTTCTTCATCTTCCTTGCTGTATTAAAATTAACCTTTGGCTTCGGCTATAATAATAACGGCTTTAATTATATTGAAATAATTCATGACGCCAATTGGTATTTTTACCTTATCGGCCTTCCGATAACCTTCATACTATACACTTTAATTTACCTCAGCATTTGTTATCTTAAACACATTTACTACACCGGTTTTAAAGAAGGATTGCTAAAGAGCAGTTTATTGGGAAAATTATATTTCAATATAAGCAGCAGCGTTAAAAATACAGTTGAGCAAATTGCCGATGTGGACATAACCAGGGACTATAATAAAAAGCTGTTTACGCTTTTGGGAATAAATCTTGTGGTACTGATTTTTATTGCCTTAACCGGCGTTTTGGGAATAATTTTGGCTCTGGCGTATACGGTACTGCTGTTTAATTACTCGTTAAAGCTGCTGAATAAAGTGAGAACCCTGAATGAAGCAAGCAGTCAATTGGCCAAAGGAAATTTTAATATTGTATTACCTGAAGATATGGGCATATTGAGTCCTTTTTCCAAGAACTTAAACAATATTAAAGAAGGCTTTAAGGTGGCTGTGGAGAAAGAAGTAAAAAGCCAGAATATGAAAACCCAACTTATCTCAAACGTGTCCCATGATCTCAAGACCCCACTCACATCCATTATTACCTATGTGGATTTACTAAAAAATGAGGATTTAGAAAAAGAGACACAAAAAGAATATATAGATATACTTGATCAGAAATCTAAACGACTCAAGGTATTAATTGAAGATTTATTTGAAGCAAGCAAGGCCGGCAGTGGTAATATCGAATTACATTTAGAACAGGTGGATATAATAGCACTGCTGCGGCAAACCGTTGGAGAGATGGAAGAAAAAATCCATGAAAGTACCCTGCAAATGAGAAGCAATCTGCCGGAAAACAAAATAATTTGTGAATTAGACGGGACTAGAACCTATAGAGTATTTGAAAATATTATTGGCAATATACTGAAGTATTCTATGCCAAATTCCAGAGTGTATATAGATGTGGAGGAACATGAAAAAAGTGTAAGTCTTATTTTTAAAAATATATCCGCTTATGAAATGAATTTTGACCCCTCTGAGATAACGGAGCGTTTTACAAGGGGCGACAAATCCCGAAATACTGAGGGCTCGGGCCTGGGTCTTGCAATAGCAAAAAGTCTTGTGGAGCTGCAAAACGGAAGTTTGGATATAAATATCGACGGGGATTTATTTAAGCTAACTGTAACTTTTCCAAAAGTATAG
- a CDS encoding mechanosensitive ion channel family protein — protein MQNFKWIEDLYINFGGKIEELSIALLIFLGFLLFRGIFIKYIFKKLLNFIDKTDTELNKKILRALEKPLKIFFLILGIYASLSYLPLTAAQDVLITKIFRSAIVILIAMFFYNFEGDELFLAFQNKFKLNIDKILVPFFSKILRFVTIVLAVSIVAQEWGYDVNGFIAGLGLGGLAFALAAKDTVANIFGGIVVITDKPFSIGDWIKTPSVEGTVEDITFRSIKVRTFEDAVVSVPNATLVNEPIVNWSRMGKRRITFKLGVEYGTSKDKLNKCISEIKNMLENHPEIHKQTIFVRFDSFGESSLDIFLYFFTNTTVWSEYLRVKEDVNFKIMSILENEEVNVAFPSRSIYVETPAASLVDSAPEQNS, from the coding sequence ATGCAAAACTTTAAGTGGATTGAGGATTTATATATTAACTTTGGGGGGAAAATAGAGGAACTAAGTATCGCCCTTTTAATTTTTTTAGGCTTTTTGCTTTTTAGAGGCATATTTATAAAGTACATATTTAAAAAACTTTTAAATTTTATTGATAAAACTGATACAGAATTAAACAAAAAAATCCTCCGGGCCTTAGAAAAACCCCTAAAAATCTTTTTTCTAATCTTAGGTATTTACGCTTCATTATCTTATCTGCCCTTAACGGCCGCACAGGATGTATTGATCACCAAAATCTTTCGCTCAGCTATAGTTATTTTAATTGCAATGTTTTTTTACAATTTTGAAGGTGACGAGTTATTTCTGGCCTTTCAAAACAAATTTAAATTAAATATAGACAAAATCCTGGTTCCCTTCTTTTCGAAAATTCTAAGATTCGTTACTATAGTTCTTGCTGTCAGTATCGTAGCACAGGAATGGGGCTATGATGTAAACGGCTTTATAGCAGGTTTAGGTTTAGGTGGACTTGCCTTTGCGCTGGCAGCCAAAGATACAGTGGCCAATATTTTCGGTGGTATAGTTGTAATAACCGATAAACCCTTTTCGATTGGAGATTGGATAAAAACACCCAGTGTTGAAGGTACGGTGGAAGATATTACTTTTAGAAGCATTAAAGTTCGAACTTTTGAAGATGCGGTTGTTAGTGTACCTAATGCTACCCTCGTTAACGAACCAATCGTAAACTGGTCGAGAATGGGTAAACGCCGCATAACCTTTAAATTGGGAGTGGAATACGGCACATCTAAAGATAAACTGAATAAATGTATTTCAGAAATTAAAAATATGCTGGAAAATCACCCCGAAATTCATAAACAAACAATATTTGTCAGATTTGACAGCTTCGGTGAGAGCAGCTTGGACATATTCCTTTATTTCTTTACCAACACTACTGTCTGGAGTGAATATTTAAGAGTAAAAGAAGATGTTAATTTTAAGATAATGAGTATTTTAGAAAACGAAGAAGTAAATGTTGCATTTCCAAGCAGAAGTATTTATGTAGAAACTCCGGCAGCATCCTTAGTGGATTCAGCTCCTGAACAGAACAGCTAA
- a CDS encoding STAS domain-containing protein — translation MDLKELFLNVNQKDMASKCLEAIQQENPRLTGPEINIYTETLSSTLHEAVKNNDVNFFKGTVADLTKETIIHGQNAELIEVVIDSLYACCVDIIKMQYPKDSEALVSLARELRIFTNGSKKTLFNTALKVQADIIKKQNMALLELSTPVIPLMENILVLPLIGTIDTTRAGQIMDNLLNSIVKYQGETVLIDISGVPIVDTQVAHHIIKAVQAARLLGARCILVGIKPEFAQTIVKLGIDFQDLVTKNSMQTGLELALEWQKYELRKKTEV, via the coding sequence TTGGACCTAAAAGAGCTGTTTTTAAATGTAAATCAAAAGGATATGGCTTCCAAGTGCCTTGAGGCAATCCAACAGGAAAATCCTCGGCTAACCGGCCCGGAGATAAACATTTATACTGAAACATTAAGCAGCACCCTTCACGAGGCGGTAAAAAATAACGACGTTAATTTTTTTAAGGGCACAGTAGCTGATTTAACCAAAGAGACCATTATACACGGACAAAATGCAGAGCTCATTGAGGTAGTAATAGACAGCCTCTATGCCTGCTGTGTAGATATTATCAAAATGCAATATCCTAAGGACTCAGAAGCATTAGTGTCTTTAGCCCGTGAACTTCGGATTTTTACCAACGGGTCAAAAAAGACATTATTTAATACTGCCCTTAAGGTTCAGGCTGATATTATAAAAAAGCAAAATATGGCCCTCTTAGAGCTCTCCACCCCTGTTATCCCCCTTATGGAGAACATTCTGGTGCTGCCTTTAATTGGTACCATTGACACTACCCGGGCGGGGCAAATCATGGATAATTTATTAAACAGCATTGTAAAATACCAGGGGGAAACAGTACTTATCGATATAAGCGGTGTTCCCATAGTTGATACCCAGGTGGCTCATCATATAATAAAAGCTGTACAGGCGGCCCGGCTTTTAGGTGCCAGATGTATTCTGGTCGGCATCAAGCCTGAGTTTGCCCAGACTATTGTTAAGCTGGGTATAGATTTCCAAGATCTTGTTACAAAAAATTCTATGCAGACGGGACTTGAGTTGGCCTTAGAATGGCAAAAATATGAGCTCAGGAAGAAAACGGAGGTATAA
- a CDS encoding carbohydrate deacetylase — protein MRLIVNADDFGYSRGVNEGIIIAFQQGIVTSTSLMVNEEGSEHAFDLLKNKCIPGTGVHLCITHGRPVSPVETIPSLVDRAGSFKKINAFYGEPVNLEEVIREFEAQVQKAVSRGINVTHLDTHHHIHLHPVVLQAVIAVALEYGLPVRSVNEEMKNTFLVRGISTPDYFCAEWFGDAVSFANFKEIISTAQNKSIALMELMTHPGKVDQTLSRNSSYKEGREKELEILCDSSTREFLKERNIELIGRSASLDK, from the coding sequence GTGAGATTAATTGTAAATGCCGATGACTTTGGCTACAGCAGAGGAGTAAACGAAGGAATTATTATAGCCTTTCAGCAGGGCATAGTTACCAGTACCAGCTTGATGGTAAATGAAGAGGGGTCGGAACATGCTTTTGATTTGTTAAAAAATAAGTGTATTCCCGGCACAGGCGTACACTTATGTATAACCCACGGGAGACCTGTCAGCCCGGTAGAAACGATCCCGTCTTTAGTGGACAGAGCCGGGAGTTTTAAAAAAATCAATGCCTTCTATGGTGAACCTGTAAATTTAGAAGAGGTAATAAGGGAATTTGAAGCCCAGGTGCAGAAAGCAGTAAGTAGGGGCATTAACGTTACCCACCTGGACACTCACCACCATATTCATTTGCACCCGGTGGTTCTGCAGGCTGTTATTGCTGTGGCCTTAGAATATGGATTACCGGTAAGAAGTGTTAATGAGGAAATGAAAAATACGTTTCTTGTCCGGGGTATTTCCACCCCTGATTATTTTTGTGCCGAGTGGTTTGGGGATGCTGTTTCCTTTGCTAATTTTAAAGAGATAATCAGCACTGCTCAAAATAAATCTATTGCCCTGATGGAACTTATGACCCATCCCGGGAAGGTAGATCAAACTTTATCCCGGAACAGCAGTTATAAGGAAGGCAGGGAGAAAGAACTGGAAATTCTTTGTGACAGCAGTACCAGGGAATTTCTCAAGGAAAGAAATATAGAGCTCATTGGAAGGAGTGCTTCTCTTGACAAATAA
- a CDS encoding response regulator transcription factor — protein MYMYNILVVDDEKEIVAAIEVYLKNQNYNVFKAYDGEDALRIFQKEKIHLVLMDIMMPKLDGINATMKIRENSNVPIIFLSAKSEDMDKILGLNIGADDYITKPFNSLELLARINSNIRRFTSYCNYSPAEENVIRIGGIELNDVKKEILVDGEAIKTTPLEYKILHLLMKNPNRVFSIEEIYEKVWQAPAYNPDTVTVHIRRIREKIEINPREPKYLKVVWGIGYKFEGK, from the coding sequence ATGTACATGTATAATATTCTTGTTGTGGACGATGAGAAAGAAATAGTAGCTGCCATTGAGGTTTATCTAAAGAATCAAAACTACAATGTTTTTAAGGCTTATGATGGAGAAGATGCTCTAAGAATTTTTCAAAAAGAGAAAATACACCTGGTGCTTATGGATATCATGATGCCAAAATTGGATGGTATAAATGCTACGATGAAAATAAGAGAAAACAGTAATGTTCCGATCATTTTTCTTTCTGCCAAGTCAGAGGACATGGATAAAATTCTGGGACTAAACATCGGCGCGGATGATTACATCACCAAGCCCTTTAACTCATTGGAATTATTGGCAAGGATAAATTCCAATATCCGCAGATTTACCAGCTATTGTAATTACTCACCGGCTGAAGAAAATGTTATCAGGATAGGTGGAATTGAATTAAATGATGTCAAGAAAGAGATTCTGGTGGACGGAGAGGCTATTAAGACAACTCCTCTGGAGTACAAGATTCTCCATCTTTTAATGAAAAATCCCAATCGTGTTTTTTCTATAGAAGAGATATATGAAAAAGTATGGCAGGCACCTGCCTACAACCCGGATACCGTAACAGTCCATATCAGAAGGATTCGGGAGAAAATAGAAATCAATCCGAGGGAACCAAAATATTTGAAGGTGGTGTGGGGCATTGGATACAAATTTGAAGGAAAATAA